A DNA window from Paralichthys olivaceus isolate ysfri-2021 chromosome 3, ASM2471397v2, whole genome shotgun sequence contains the following coding sequences:
- the lrrc8db gene encoding leucine rich repeat containing 8 VRAC subunit Db, which yields MFTLTEVASLNDIQPTYRILKPWWDVFMDYLGIVMLMLAIFSGTMQLTKDQVVCLPILDQTPEEAGGFLGPQPPETADGFWNKESAIGEQAAPLMAKRPPDSITPTIHFTQPSTFGQPQPTGVRTKLDFQQYVFVNQMCYHVALPWYSKYFPYLALIHTIVLMVSSNFWFKYPKTSSKIEHFVSILGKCFESPWTTKALSETACEDSEENKQRLAGASSLLKHLSTSSEEGSPNQSAPVLTKSGVTFSAEKLVSEVPSMTILDKKDGEQAKALFEKVRKFRAHVEDSDLIYRLYAIQTVIKTVKFILILCYTMTFVASIDFDHVCEPEIKHLTGYAKFHCTHNMAFMLKKLLVSYIALICVYGVICIYTLFWLFRRPLKEYSFEKVREESSFSDIPDVKNDFAFLLHMVDQYDQLYSKRFGVFLSEVSENKLREISLNHEWTYEKLRQHVTRNPQEKLELHLFMLSGVPDAVFDLTDLEILKLELIPEARITAKISQMINLQELHFYHCPAKVEQTAFIFLRDHLRCLHVKFTDVAEIPSWVYLLKSLRELYLVGNLNSENNKMIGLESLRDLRHLKILHLKSNLTKVPTNITDLSPHLIKLVIHNDGTKLLVLNSLKKMMNLAELELHNCELERIPHAIFSLNNLQELDLKSNNIRTIEEVISFQHLKRLTCLKLWHNKIINIPLSISHVKNLESLYLSHNKLESLPSPLFTLLKLRYLDISHNSIVVIPLEVGFLQNLQHFAINNNRVEVVPKQLFKCNKLRTLCLSHNCISSIPEKIGQLSQLAHLEMKGNCLDRLPIQLGQCCLLRRSCLIVEDHLFDSLPMEVKESINQESSVSFTNGCKCLSDGR from the coding sequence ATGTTCACCCTCACAGAAGTAGCCTCCCTGAACGACATCCAGCCAACTTATCGAATCCTGAAACCATGGTGGGATGTCTTCATGGATTATCTCGGTATTGTCATGCTGATGTTGGCCATATTTTCAGGAACCATGCAGTTAACCAAAGACCAAGTGGTCTGTCTTCCCATCCTGGATCAAACTCCAGAGGAGGCTGGGGGCTTCTTGGGGCCCCAACCACCAGAGACAGCTGATGGTTTCTGGAACAAAGAAAGTGCCATTGGGGAGCAAGCTGCTCCCCTAATGGCTAAAAGGCCTCCTGATAGCATCACACCTACAATTCACTTCACACAGCCATCTACTTTTGGGCAACCCCAACCAACAGGTGTCAGAACCAAGCTGGATTTTCAGCAGTATGTTTTCGTCAACCAGATGTGTTACCATGTTGCTCTTCCTTGGTATTCCAAATATTTCCCCTACCTCGCTCTAATCCACACTATTGTTTTAATGGTCAGCAGCAACTTCTGGTTCAAGTATCCCAAGACAAGCTCCAAAATAGAACATTTTGTGTCCATCcttggaaaatgttttgaatcaCCTTGGACTACTAAAGCACTGTCCGAGACCGCTTGTGAGGACTCGGAGGAGAACAAGCAAAGACTGGCTGGTGCATCCTCCCTCCTGAAACATCTGTCCACAAGCAGCGAGGAGGGTAGTCCAAACCAGTCTGCCCCAGTGCTGACTAAATCTGGGGTCACATTCTCGGCTGAGAAGCTTGTGAGTGAAGTTCCCTCTATGACCATACTGGACAAGAAAGATGGGGAGCAAGCAAAAGCCTTGTTTGAAAAAGTTAGGAAATTCCGTGCCCATGTGGAAGACAGTGACTTGATTTACAGGCTGTATGCCATTCAGACAGTCATCAAAACAGTCAAATTCATTTTGATCCTTTGCTACACAATGACTTTTGTTGCGTCTATAGATTTTGACCATGTGTGCGAGCCTGAGATAAAGCATTTGACTGGATATGCTAAATTCCATTGTACACATAACATGGCTTTCATGTTGAAGAAGCTCCTTGTCAGTTATATTGCTCTCATATGTGTTTATGGCGTTATTTGCATATACACACTGTTCTGGCTTTTTCGGCGGCCACTGAAGGAGTATTCCTTTGAAAaagtcagagaggagagcagcttCAGTGACATTCCTGATGTTAAAAATGACTTTGCTTTCCTCCTCCACATGGTTGATCAGTATGACCAGCTGTACTCAAAGCGTTTTGGGGTTTTTCTCTCAGAagtgagtgaaaacaaactTCGAGAGATCAGCCTGAACCACGAGTGGACCTATGAGAAGTTGCGACAGCATGTAACACGCAATCCTCAAGAAAAGCTGGAACTTCATCTTTTTATGCTATCCGGAGTTCCGGATGCTGTATTTGATCTCACCGATTTGGAAATTCTTAAACTAGAATTAATACCAGAGGCCAGGATAACTGCTAAGATCTCACAAATGATAAACCTCCAAGAGCTGCACTTCTATCACTGTCCAGCCAAAGTTGAGCagactgcttttatttttcttcgCGATCACCTACGGTGCCTTCATGTGAAATTCACAGATGTCGCTGAGATTCCTAGCTGGGTATACTTATTGAAAAGCTTAAGGGAACTATACTTAGTTGGTAACCTGAActctgaaaacaataaaatgattggACTGGAGTCTCTCCGAGACCTCAGGCACTTAAAGATTCTGCATCTCAAAAGCAACCTCACAAAGGTTCCCACAAACATAACCGATCTGTCCCCACATCTGATCAAGTTGGTCATTCATAATGACGGTACAAAGCTTTTAGTACTGAATAGTTTGAAGAAAATGATGAATCTGGCAGAGTTGGAGCTTCATAATTGTGAGCTGGAGCGAATCCCCCATGCTATCTTCAGTTTAAACAACCTTCAGGAGCTTGATCTGAAATCCAACAACATTCGTACCATCGAGGAGGTCATCAGCTTTCAGCACCTCAAGAGACTGACGTGCCTCAAACTTTGGCACAATAAGATCATCAACATTCCTCTGTCAATCAGCCACGTCAAAAACCTTGAGTCACTCTATCTCTCACACAACAAGCTTGAGTCTCTACCCTCTCCATTATTCACCCTCCTCAAGTTGAGGTACCTTGATATTAGCCATAACTCCATAGTGGTGATACCACTGGAGGTTGGCTTTCTGCAGAACCTCCAACATTTTGCCATTAACAACAACAGAGTCGAGGTCGTCCCTAAGCAACTGTTCAAGTGTAACAAACTGAGGACCTTATGTCTCAGCCACA